One genomic segment of Hippoglossus hippoglossus isolate fHipHip1 chromosome 22, fHipHip1.pri, whole genome shotgun sequence includes these proteins:
- the enpep gene encoding glutamyl aminopeptidase, producing the protein MVESMDYEKQQKRYCIRGKHVVIICVTVVACSLAVGLGVGLSRSDTTTNPTSTPSTPSTPGPTAGPTIPLPTGRGPCQPSMNSTGDWRNFRLPNYVSPVHYDLNVEPNMEDDTYMGTVDIHVEVSKPTRHLWLHIRETFVSAMPKLKMLNSQGGERELPVKSCFEYKPQQYVVVEVAEELPVTAAGEVYVLSLDFQGWLNGSVVGFYRVIYTEEGITKKIAATDHEPTDARKSFPCFDEPNKKATYSISIIHDANYKALSNMPLQGPPQQLPRNKWKTSFQKSVPMSTYLVCFAVHQFGHVERTSARGIPLRIYAQPTQLRTAEYAANTTKVVFDFFEEYFNMTYSIPKLDKIAIPDFGTGAMENWGLITYRETNLLYDENQSSSYNKQRVASVIAHELVHQWFGNIVTMDWWDDLWLNEGFASFFEYIGVERAEPSWGMRDIMIISDVLPVMVDDALLSSHPIIVDVSTPAEITSVFDGISYSKGASILRMLEDWMGRDMFRDGCRKYLKDYHFKNAKTANFWASLADVSRLPVAEVMDTWTNQMGYPVLDLSVTEANTKLSRKRFLLDPNANPSQPPSPLEYKWTIPVKWHSVKSDKNMLTMFDKSSNEHVISNYTPSVDGLLKVNNDHIGFYRVNHDLHMWNTINKQLQDNHTEFDAADRTSYIDDVFALARADIIDYGNAFNLTMYLTNEIDYIVWDRVDSSISYVRDMLVADAALYKKFQKLFGNHVRAISQRLGWNDIGTQTERLLRETVLSIACQMGDQDALNEASSIFDRWINGSLSSVAVNLRLLVYRYGMKNSGTEAKWNTMFQRYKNTSLAQEKDKLLYGLSSVDNVELLYKLLEATKDENVIRSQDLFTVVRYVSINPLGESMAWDWTTLNWDYLVNRYTINDRNFGRLLSRISTNYNTELQLWKMEHFFSLTPDAGAGEMPRQQALEKVRNNIEWIRRNGDEIRGWLDNNVA; encoded by the exons ATGGTTGAAAGCATGGACTATGAGAAGCAACAGAAGCGTTACTGCATCCGTGGTAAGCATGTTGTCATCATATGTGTGACGGTGGTGGCGTGCTCTCTGGCGGTGGGCCTTGGGGTGGGCCTCTCCAGGTCAGATACGACCACCaaccccacctccaccccctccacgCCCTCCACGCCAGGCCCCACAGCAGGGCCTACAATCCCTTTGCCTACTGGGAGAGGGCCTTGCCAACCTTCCATGAACTCCACTGGGGACTGGAGGAATTTCCGCCTCCCTAACTACGTGAGCCCGGTCCACTATGACCTGAATGTGGAGCCGAACATGGAAGATGACACCTACATGGGCACTGTGGACATCCATGTAGAAGTCAGCAAGCCCACCCGCCACCTGTGGCTCCACATCAGAGAGACGTTCGTCAGTGCCATGCCTAAGCTGAAGATGCTGAACAGccaggggggagagagggagctgcCAGTGAAAAGCTGTTTTGAATACAAACCGCAGCAGTATGTGGTGGTGGAGGTCGCAGAGGAGCTGCCAGTCACTGCCGCAGGAGAGGTGTACGTGCTGAGTCTGGACTTCCAGGGCTGGCTTAATGGCTCTGTGGTGGGATTTTACAGGGTCATCTACACCGAGGAGGGGATCACCAA AAAGATTGCTGCGACTGATCATGAGCCGACAGACGCCCGCAAGTCATTTCCCTGCTTCGATGAACCCAACAAGAAGGCCACATACAGCATCTCCATCATTCATGACGCAAACTATAAAGCTCTGTCCAACATGCCGCTGCAG GGCCCCCCTCAACAACTGCCTCGTAATAAATGGAAGACCTCCTTCCAGAAGTCCGTCCCCATGAGTACCTACTTGGTATGTTTCGCGGTGCACCAGTTTGGCCACGTGGAACGAACCTCTGCTCGAGGAATTCCT CTGCGAATCTACGCTCAGCCGACTCAGTTGAGAACTGCAGAGTACGCAGCCAACACGACCAAGGTCGTCTTTGATTTCTTTGAGGAATATTTCAACATGACATACTCCATCCCAAAACTGG ATAAGATAGCGATCCCTGACTTTGGCACCGGTGCCATGGAGAACTGGGGGCTCATCACCTACAGGGAGACAAACCTGCTGTACGATGAGAACCAGTCTTCCTCCTACAACAAGCAGCGAGTGGCCAGTGTTATTGCCCACGAGCTGGTTCACCAG TGGTTTGGGAACATTGTGACCATGGACTGGTGGGACGACCTCTGGCTCAATGAGGGCTTTGCCAGTTTCTTTGAGTACATCGGTGTGGAAAGAGCTGAACCTTCCTGGGGCATG CGAGACATCATGATCATCAGCGATGTGCTTCCTGTGATGGTGGACGacgccctcctctcctcccatccaATCATTGTGGACGTGTCGACCCCAGCAGAGATCACCTCCGTGTTTGATGGCATCTCATACAGCAAG GGAGCGTCCATCCTCAGGATGCTGGAGGACTGGATGGGTAGAGATATGTTCAGAGATGGCTGTCGA AAATATTTGAAAGACTACCACTTCAAGAACGCCAAAACAGCCAACTTCTGGGCATCTCTCGCCGAT GTGAGTAGATTGCCAGTTGCAGAGGTCATGGACACATGGACCAATCAGATGGGTTATCCTGTGCTGGATCTGTCTGTCACAGAAGCGAATACCAAACTGAGCCGGAAGCGTTTCCTCCTGGATCCTAATGCTAATCCCAGCCAGCCCCCTTCACCTCTGGA GTACAAGTGGACTATCCCAGTGAAATGGCACTCTGTGAAAAGTGACAAGAATATGTTGACAATGTTTGACAAGAGCAGCAACG AGCACGTCATAAGTAACTACACGCCCTCAGTGGATGGTCTGCTTAAGGTGAACAATGATCACATTGGATTCTACAGAGTCAACCATGACCTCCACATGTGGAACACGATCAACAAACAACTTCAAGACAACCATACG GAGTTTGATGCAGCTGATCGTACGAGCTACATTGATGATGTCTTTGCACTTGCCCG GGCAGACATTATAGACTATGGCAATGCCTTCAATCTGACCATGTACCTGACAAATGAGATTGATTACATAGTGTGGGACCGCGTGGACTCCTCCATCTCCTATGTGAGGGACATGCTGGTAGCCGATGCTGCTCTCTACAAAAAGTTCCAG aAACTCTTTGGAAATCACGTCAGAGCGATCTCCCAACGACTTGGATGGAACGATATAGGAACTCAGACAGAGAG GTTACTGAGGGAGACCGTGCTCAGTATTGCTTGTCAGATGGGGGACCAGGATGCTCTGAATGAAGCCTCCAGTATTTTTGACCGCTGGATTAATGGAAGTCTCAG CAGCGTAGCAGTGAACCTGAGGCTGCTGGTCTATCGATATGGAATGAAGAACTCGGGTACAGAAGCCAAGTGGAACACGATGTTCCAGAGATACAAGAATACGTCTTTGGCTCAAGAGAAGGACAAGCTGCTGTATGGACTGTCGTCTGTGGACAACGTGGAACTTCTGTACAA GCTCCTGGAGGCCACTAAGGATGAGAATGTGATAAGGAGTCAGGATCTGTTCACCGTGGTGCGATATGTGTCTATTAACCCACTGGGAGAGAGTATGGCCTGGGACTGGACCACGCTGAACTGGGACTATCTGGTCAACAG GTACACCATCAACGACAGGAACTTTGGTCGTCTACTCAGTCGAATCAGCACCAACtacaacacagagctgcagctgtggaaG ATGGAGCATTTCTTCAGTCTAACACCGGATGCTGGTGCGGGGGAGATGCCCAGGCAGCAGGCACTGGAGAAAGTGAGGAACAACATCGAATGGATCAGGAGGAACGGGGATGAGATCAGAGGGTGGCTGGACAACAATGTGGCCTAA
- the rrh gene encoding visual pigment-like receptor peropsin isoform X1 has translation MGIDSGVNISDDVVPYGGKSAFTQMEHNIVAGYLITAGVISLTSNIVVLLMFVKFKELRTATNFIIINLALTDVGVAGIGYPMSAASDIHGSWKFGYTGCQIYAALNIFFGMASIGLLTVVAIDRYLTICRPDIGQKMTMQSYNLLILASWLNAVFWSSMPVVGWSGYAPDPTGATCTINWRQNDASFISYTMAVIAVNFVLPLSVMFYCYYNVSATVRRYKAGNCLDSINIDWSDQMDVTKMSIVMIVMFLVAWSPYSMVCLWASFGDPKTIPAAMAIIAPLFAKSSTFYNPCIYVVANKKFRRAIIGMVRCQTRQRITINTQVPMTTSQQPLTQ, from the exons ATGGGGATTGACTCTGGGGTTAATATTTCAGATGATGTTGTACCTTACGGAGGAAAAAGTGCCTTTACTCAAATGGAGCACAACATCGTGGCTGGATATCTTATTACTGCAG gagTCATCAGTTTAACAAGCAACATCGTGGTGCTGCTCATGTTTGTGAAGTTCAAGGAGCTCCGCACGGCCACTAACTTCATTATCATCAACCTGGCTTTAACTGATGTTGGAGTGGCTGGTATCGGCTATCCCATGTCAGCTGCCTCAGACATCCATGGCAGCTGGAAATTCGGCTACACCGGTTGTCAG ATCTACGCAGCTCTTAACATCTTCTTTGGCATGGCCAGTATCGGCCTGTTGACTGTGGTGGCCATCGACCGCTATCTCACCATCTGCAGACCAGACATAG GGCAGAAAATGACGATGCAATCGTACAACCTTCTCATTCTGGCATCGTGGCTGAATGCTGTGTTCTGGTCCTCCATGCCCGTAGTGGGATGGTCTGGATATGCTCCTGACCCCACTGGAGCTACATGCACCATCAACTGGAGACAGAATGATGC ctccTTCATCTCCTACACTATGGCAGTGATCGCAGTGAACTTTGTGTTGCCTCTGTCTGTCATGTTTTACTGCTACTACAACGTGTCAGCCACTGTGAGGAGATACAAAGCTGGCAACTGCCTGGACAGCATCAACATCGACTGGTCGGATCAGATGGATGTCACCAAG ATGTCCATAGTGATGATTGTCATGTTCCTGGTGGCCTGGTCTCCCTACTCCATGGTGTGCCTCTGGGCATCCTTTGGTGACCCCAAGACCATACCTGCCGCGATGGCCATCATCGCTCCACTCTTTGCCAAGTCCTCCACTTTTTACAACCCCTGCATTTATGTTGTTGCCAACAAAAA GTTCAGAAGAGCCATAATAGGAATGGTCCGATGTCAAACCAGGCAGCGAATCACCATCAATACCCAGGTTCCAATGACAACCTCCCAACAACCTCTGACCCAGTGA
- the rrh gene encoding visual pigment-like receptor peropsin isoform X2, producing the protein MFVKFKELRTATNFIIINLALTDVGVAGIGYPMSAASDIHGSWKFGYTGCQIYAALNIFFGMASIGLLTVVAIDRYLTICRPDIGQKMTMQSYNLLILASWLNAVFWSSMPVVGWSGYAPDPTGATCTINWRQNDASFISYTMAVIAVNFVLPLSVMFYCYYNVSATVRRYKAGNCLDSINIDWSDQMDVTKMSIVMIVMFLVAWSPYSMVCLWASFGDPKTIPAAMAIIAPLFAKSSTFYNPCIYVVANKKFRRAIIGMVRCQTRQRITINTQVPMTTSQQPLTQ; encoded by the exons ATGTTTGTGAAGTTCAAGGAGCTCCGCACGGCCACTAACTTCATTATCATCAACCTGGCTTTAACTGATGTTGGAGTGGCTGGTATCGGCTATCCCATGTCAGCTGCCTCAGACATCCATGGCAGCTGGAAATTCGGCTACACCGGTTGTCAG ATCTACGCAGCTCTTAACATCTTCTTTGGCATGGCCAGTATCGGCCTGTTGACTGTGGTGGCCATCGACCGCTATCTCACCATCTGCAGACCAGACATAG GGCAGAAAATGACGATGCAATCGTACAACCTTCTCATTCTGGCATCGTGGCTGAATGCTGTGTTCTGGTCCTCCATGCCCGTAGTGGGATGGTCTGGATATGCTCCTGACCCCACTGGAGCTACATGCACCATCAACTGGAGACAGAATGATGC ctccTTCATCTCCTACACTATGGCAGTGATCGCAGTGAACTTTGTGTTGCCTCTGTCTGTCATGTTTTACTGCTACTACAACGTGTCAGCCACTGTGAGGAGATACAAAGCTGGCAACTGCCTGGACAGCATCAACATCGACTGGTCGGATCAGATGGATGTCACCAAG ATGTCCATAGTGATGATTGTCATGTTCCTGGTGGCCTGGTCTCCCTACTCCATGGTGTGCCTCTGGGCATCCTTTGGTGACCCCAAGACCATACCTGCCGCGATGGCCATCATCGCTCCACTCTTTGCCAAGTCCTCCACTTTTTACAACCCCTGCATTTATGTTGTTGCCAACAAAAA GTTCAGAAGAGCCATAATAGGAATGGTCCGATGTCAAACCAGGCAGCGAATCACCATCAATACCCAGGTTCCAATGACAACCTCCCAACAACCTCTGACCCAGTGA
- the LOC117756438 gene encoding cytochrome c oxidase subunit 8A, mitochondrial-like — protein sequence MPVFLRTLASRAAPALRSHAVTQRATIYSRPAKEKIGPLETVIGLGMFSLAILGPSGWILAHLEDYKKKE from the exons ATGCCGGTCTTCCTCAGGACTCTCGCCAGCCGTGCTGCTCCGGCCCTGCGGTCACATGCCGTCACTCAGCGGGCCACTATCTACTCGAGACCGGCCAAGGAAAAGATCGGCCCCCTC GAGACTGTTATTGGACTCGGCATGTTCTCCTTGGCCATCCTGGGCCCATCTGGGTGGATCCTGGCCCACCTGGAGGACTACAAGAAGAAAGAATGA